The proteins below come from a single Rosa rugosa chromosome 2, drRosRugo1.1, whole genome shotgun sequence genomic window:
- the LOC133728239 gene encoding cyclin-D4-1-like, whose product MQYAGSAWDELKHIRLHQKPKKTLDGRSHDLCSANVHFSFGPLCQYLSVSYLDRGLSAYEIPNGKAWTMQLLAVACLPLAAKIKEINVPLYLDLQVAGLKNVFEAIEKEMCKFLDLLFNDSFLVEQKYVITTEGHPLPVLSSWQDRLLASKLTGLQSRSCFYQSVY is encoded by the exons ATGCAGTACGCAGGTTCAGCTTGGGATGAACTCAAGCATATTAG GTTacatcaaaaacccaaaaagacACTTGATGGAAGAAGCCATGACCTGTGCTCA GCAAATGTGCATTTCAGCTTCGGACCTCTGTGTCAATATCTATCTGTAAGCTACTTGGATCGCGGTCTTTCAGCCTATGAAATACCT AATGGCAAAGCTTGGACTATGCAATTGTTGGCTGTGGCATGTTTGCCCCTTGCGGCCAAAATAAAGGAGATTAATGTCCCACTCTACCTTGATTTACAG GTGGCTGGGTTAAAAAATGTATTCGAGGCCATTGAGAAGGAGAT GTGCAAGTTTCTAGATCTTCTGTTCAACGATTCATTTTTGGTTGAACAGAAATATGTTATCACAACTGAGGGTCATCCCCTTCCAGTGTTAAGTAGTTGGCAGGACAGGCTTCTAGCATCCAAACTAACTGGACTTCAATCAAGGTCTTGCTTCTACCAAAGTGTATACTAA
- the LOC133730695 gene encoding uncharacterized protein LOC133730695 → MGKDDISPSKDHGKSHVDSSNPHTSEMSKSDLSNPYYTHHSDHPGLVLISKPLNGDNYAGWKRAMTLALNSKNKLGFVNGTITAPSEETDLEGYATWSRCNDMVHSWIINTLDPEISDSVIYYPTAQEVWEDLHERFSQVRKAYAAVAQDEKQRSLYASHLTTESSSAVMAVRNPGRSNYNSGRGGRFEKNDRQNQHLNRSFGSQEGRRVDTERRQGSGRGRPHYTYCGDQGHWVQTYYQLIGYPPCHPKAKQGTGFSKQSRAAMPSANQVSEAVEDGNGPTVTLTEAQFKQFMAALSNPTLKPDSNASSGSKANVVTKPGLSKVVSRDWIIDSGATNHITSSTRLLHKNNNCSLPPVLLPSGDEVDIVAKGSIPLSTMFYLHDVLSVPKFKVDLLSDLAMRRTIGLDEQCNGLYYLMALATEKSKTRHLPFPSHAQLVILPSPPSIYGTIA, encoded by the exons ATGGGTAAAGACGATATTTCACCTTCAAAAGACCACGGCAAATCACATGTCGATTCATCGAATCCTCATACATCCGAAATGTCAAAATCAGACCTTTCTAATCCTTATTACACCCATCATTCGGATCATCCAGGGCTAGTCCTAATCTCTAAACCTCTGAATGGAGACAATTATGCAGGATGGAAGAGGGCTATGACTTTAGCTCTGAATTCCAAGAACAAGTTGGGTTTTGTGAATGGTACAATAACGGCTCCCTCAGAAGAGACTGATTTAGAAGGATATGCTACTTGGTCACGTTGCAATGATATGGTCCACTCATGGATCATTAACACATTAGATCCAGAAATCAGTGACAGTGTCATCTACTATCCTACCGCTCAAGAAGTATGGGAAGACCTTCATGAACGGTTCTCTCAAG TCCGTAAAGCATATGCAGCGGTTGCTCAGGATGAGAAGCAACGTTCTCTTTATGCTTCTCATCTCACTACAGAATCCTCAAGCGCCGTAATGGCCGTGCGCAATCCAGGAAGATCCAATTACAATTCAGGAAGAGGGGGACGTTTTGAGAAGAATGATCGCCAAAACCAACATCTGAATCGTAGTTTTGGGTCCCAGGAAGGACGCCGTGTTGACACAGAACGGCGTCAAGGATCCGGCAGGGGGAGACCGCATTATACCTACTGTGGAGATCAGGGTCATTGGGTACAGACTTATTATCAATTAATTGGGTATCCCCCATGTCATCCTAAAGCAAAACAGGGCACCGGTTTTTCGAAGCAGTCAAGAGCGGCAATGCCTTCAGCAAATCAGGTTAGTGAAGCAGTTGAAGATGGTAATGGGCCAACGGTGACTCTCACTGAAGCCCAGTTTAAACAGTTTATGGCTGCCCTTAGTAATCCGACTTTGAAGCCCGATTCAAATGCCAGCTCAGGTTCCAAAGCTAATGTCGTGACAAAACCAGGTTTGTCTAAAGTTGTTTCCCGCGATTGGATCATTGACAGCGGTGCGACCAATCATATTACTTCTTCTACTCGATTATtgcataaaaataataattgctCATTACCACCCGTTTTATTGCCTAGTggagatgaagttgacattgtTGCAAAAGGATCAATACCACTGAGTACCATGTTTTATCTTCATGATGTGTTATCTGTGCCTAAATTTAAAGTCGATTTATTATCG GATCTAGCTATGAGGAGAACGATTGGTTTGGATGAACAATGCAACGGATTATATTATTTGATGGCATTAGCGACGGAGAAGTCCAAAACCAGACACCTTCCTTTTCCATCGCACGCCCAGCTTGTCATCTTACCATCACCTCCATCGATTTATGGCACAATCGCTTAG
- the LOC133730697 gene encoding AP2/ERF and B3 domain-containing transcription factor At1g50680-like, with product MEEDLSSMVSNAGTTTRQKRTYQAEASVSSITGFLVQESKRLSHGSSNLSANTKFKGVVLQQNGHWGAQIYANHNRVWLGTFNSEVDAAMAYDSAAIKLRNGECQRNFAWTKVTDQEPYFQNLYSQEAVLNMIKDGTYQARFLEFRMSHQAAESMQKIGMAECNSARVQQSKRDILHKQLFQKELTPSDVGKLNRLVIPKNYATKYFPRIDESMQGGLDDNPAPDVQLSFYDENMRPWKFRYCYWKSSQSFVFTRGWNRFVKESLLKANDIIRFYECHIREGDKEAKSFYMIKIDRAESSDVIVENAGLCVSPALTPLHAKKFGEEKDDIKTQIAEVIDETPQVNGDNKRIRLFGVCMVVGEN from the coding sequence ATGGAAGAGGATTTGTCAAGCATGGTATCAAACGCAGGCACAACAACAAGGCAGAAGAGGACGTATCAAGCAGAAGCTTCTGTTTCAAGCATCACTGGTTTCTTGGTCCAAGAGAGTAAGCGCTTGAGTCATGGGAGCAGCAATTTGTCTGCCAATACCAAATTTAAAGGAGTTGTACTGCAACAAAATGGCCACTGGGGTGCTCAGATCTATGCCAATCACAATAGGGTTTGGCTTGGAACATTCAATTCTGAGGTGGATGCAGCCATGGCTTATGATAGTGCTGCAATCAAGCTTCGCAACGGAGAGTGCCAAAGGAACTTTGCATGGACCAAGGTCACTGATCAAGAGCCATACTTTCAGAATCTCTATAGCCAAGAAGCTGTTCTCAACATGATCAAGGACGGGACTTACCAGGCTAGGTTTTTAGAATTTCGCATGTCTCATCAGGCAGCAGAAAGTATGCAAAAAATAGGAATGGCCGAGTGTAACTCAGCTAGGGTGCAACAAAGCAAAAGAGATATCTTGCACAAACAACTCTTCCAAAAAGAGCTGACGCCAAGCGATGTTGGTAAGCTGAACAGACTTGTCATACCCAAAAATTATGCAACTAAATACTTCCCTCGTATTGATGAATCCATGCAGGGAGGGTTGGATGACAACCCGGCTCCTGATGTGCAGCTGTCATTTTATGATGAAAACATGAGGCCAtggaagttcaggtactgttatTGGAAGAGCAGCCAAAGCTTTGTGTTCACCCGGGGTTGGAATCGGTTTGTAAAGGAGAGTCTTTTGAAAGCCAATGACATTATCAGGTTCTATGAGTGCCACATTAGGGAAGGAGACAAGGAGGCCAAGTCATTCTACATGATTAAAATCGACCGGGCTGAAAGTTCTGATGTTATTGTTGAAAATGCTGGCCTATGTGTTTCCCCCGCCCTTACCCCCTTGCATGCCAAGAAATTTGGAGAGGAGAAAGATGACATAAAGACGCAAATTGCAGAGGTTATTGATGAAACGCCACAAGTTAATGGTGATAATAAAAGAATTAGGCTCTTTGGTGTTTGTATGGTCGTAGGTGAAAATTAA